The Henckelia pumila isolate YLH828 chromosome 2, ASM3356847v2, whole genome shotgun sequence genome includes a window with the following:
- the LOC140881006 gene encoding 18.2 kDa class I heat shock protein-like, which produces MSLIPSFFDPLSMDIWDPFEGFPFHRSAANRDISGFVNARVDWKETPEAHVFKADVPGLNKEEVKVEVEEGRVLQISGERSGEKEEKNDKWHRVERSGGKFLRRFRLPENAKLGEIKAAIEDGVLTVTVPKEEVKKPEAKAIDISG; this is translated from the coding sequence ATGTCTCTGATCCCAAGCTTTTTCGACCCTTTGTCCATGGATATCTGGGACCCATTCGAGGGCTTCCCCTTTCACAGGTCGGCCGCGAACCGAGACATCTCCGGGTTCGTGAACGCTCGCGTGGACTGGAAAGAGACGCCGGAGGCCCACGTGTTCAAGGCGGATGTCCCCGGGCTGAACAAGGAGGAGGTGAAGGTGGAGGTGGAAGAGGGGAGGGTGCTCCAGATCAGCGGAGAGAGGAGCGGCGAGAAAGAGGAGAAGAACGACAAGTGGCACCGCGTGGAGAGGAGCGGCGGGAAATTCCTGCGGCGGTTCAGGCTGCCGGAGAATGCCAAGCTGGGTGAGATCAAGGCGGCGATTGAGGATGGGGTGCTGACGGTGACGGTGCCCAAGGAGGAAGTGAAGAAGCCTGAGGCCAAAGCCATCGACATCTCTGGCTAa